A region of Bacillaceae bacterium S4-13-56 DNA encodes the following proteins:
- the sspP gene encoding small acid-soluble spore protein P (SASP P; found in forespore compartment), translating into MADKNISKGDFANGAHAEYGEKRSGSKKVKQKNHSRQKQHTHHDL; encoded by the coding sequence ATGGCTGATAAGAATATTTCTAAAGGCGATTTTGCAAATGGTGCCCATGCGGAATATGGTGAAAAAAGAAGTGGTTCAAAAAAGGTGAAACAAAAGAACCACAGTCGTCAAAAACAACATACTCATCACGATTTATAA
- the selA gene encoding L-seryl-tRNA(Sec) selenium transferase, which yields MQELLRQIPPVHEVQKMEGIVKLLKENQLDNNLITNWIQQEINDLRDLILASKDRKDSITGNMEDRIVQGVERRAIRWLTPSLRRVINGTGTILHTNLGRAPLSKEAIEQVVEVSSHYSNLEYQLDVGKRGSRHSIIESLLQEITGAEACMVVNNNAAAVYLILRALAKDKEVIVSRGELVEIGGSFRVSAIMDESDAKLIEVGTTNKTHLYDFEGAINEDTAMLMKVHTSNFKIIGFTESVPRDKMIQLAHDQQVIYYEDLGSGAIYNYEEEGIGDEPAVRKVIDSGADVVSFSGDKLLGGPQSGIIAGKKQIIDRLKKHQLARVLRVDKMTFAALEATLKAYLKGKEHRNKIPVIQNILKKPHDIEVQVEDFLSSVPTTYINMEKVSLTSQIGGGTMPEVELESVGIKLNHPTASAHQLEACFRSYSIPIIGRILDQELYFDFRTLTVDDLLILQKAVLANDQKNL from the coding sequence ATGCAAGAGCTCCTACGACAAATTCCGCCCGTTCATGAAGTTCAAAAAATGGAGGGAATTGTAAAACTGCTAAAAGAAAATCAATTGGATAATAATTTGATCACAAATTGGATTCAGCAAGAAATAAATGATTTACGGGATTTAATCCTTGCTTCTAAGGATAGAAAAGATTCTATAACTGGTAATATGGAGGATAGGATTGTTCAAGGTGTCGAAAGAAGAGCAATTCGTTGGTTAACTCCATCCTTAAGAAGAGTGATTAATGGAACAGGGACCATTTTACACACAAACTTAGGACGAGCTCCCTTATCAAAGGAAGCAATTGAACAGGTTGTGGAGGTATCTTCCCATTATTCAAACCTAGAATATCAACTTGATGTAGGAAAAAGAGGATCCAGACATTCTATTATTGAATCTCTCCTTCAAGAAATTACGGGTGCTGAAGCCTGTATGGTGGTAAATAATAATGCAGCTGCCGTTTATTTAATTCTTCGCGCTTTAGCCAAAGATAAAGAAGTTATTGTCTCCAGAGGGGAGTTAGTAGAAATTGGTGGAAGCTTTCGAGTTTCGGCCATTATGGATGAAAGTGATGCAAAACTGATTGAAGTTGGAACAACCAATAAAACTCATCTTTATGATTTTGAAGGTGCAATTAATGAAGACACCGCAATGCTCATGAAAGTACATACGAGTAATTTTAAGATCATTGGATTTACGGAATCGGTTCCTAGAGACAAAATGATCCAACTGGCACATGACCAACAGGTAATCTATTATGAGGATTTAGGAAGCGGTGCTATTTACAATTATGAAGAAGAGGGTATTGGTGACGAGCCAGCTGTTCGAAAAGTAATTGATTCTGGAGCTGACGTTGTGAGTTTTAGTGGAGATAAACTGTTGGGAGGTCCTCAATCGGGGATTATTGCTGGGAAAAAACAGATCATTGATCGTTTGAAAAAACATCAACTTGCCCGCGTCTTACGAGTTGATAAAATGACTTTTGCTGCTTTAGAAGCTACACTAAAGGCTTATCTCAAAGGAAAAGAACATAGAAACAAGATACCAGTTATTCAAAACATTTTAAAAAAGCCACATGATATTGAGGTTCAAGTGGAGGATTTTCTATCTAGTGTACCAACAACATACATTAATATGGAGAAAGTTTCTCTAACCTCTCAAATTGGTGGGGGAACCATGCCAGAGGTGGAGCTTGAATCAGTTGGGATCAAGCTAAATCATCCAACAGCCAGCGCCCATCAACTGGAAGCTTGTTTTCGCTCCTATTCCATACCAATCATTGGCCGAATCTTAGATCAAGAACTTTATTTTGACTTTAGAACACTGACTGTGGATGACCTTCTTATTTTACAAAAGGCAGTCTTAGCAAATGATCAAAAAAACTTATAA
- the selD gene encoding selenide, water dikinase SelD yields MSNEQIRLTQLSSKAGUGCKIGPEDLAQVLRHLDKPTHDVNLLVGHDTSDDAGIYKLTDEIALIQTVDYFTPVVDDPFLFGQIAAANALSDVYAMGGEVKTALNIVGFPIKKLGGEVLAEILKGAQAKVTEAGGITVGGHSIDDQEPKFGLAVTGIVHPEKFYRNVGAQAGDALVLTKPLGVGIITTAIKRERATEDQKESVVEAMATLNKTAAEKLQGKDAHAVTDITGFGLLGHLSEMANGSHVSAEVYYHKVPQLEGTLELAQEDVVPGGSKSNHRWLKDEVSYHESLDEAKQLILCDSITSGGLLVSLPSDQAEQYVKEMKEAGHSYTTIIGQVTERSVMTIDVKE; encoded by the coding sequence ATGTCAAATGAGCAAATTCGTTTAACTCAACTTTCTTCAAAAGCTGGTTGAGGTTGCAAAATTGGTCCTGAAGACCTGGCGCAAGTATTGCGTCATTTAGATAAACCTACACATGATGTTAATCTGTTAGTAGGTCATGATACATCAGACGATGCAGGTATATATAAACTAACTGATGAGATTGCTCTCATACAAACCGTAGATTATTTTACTCCTGTCGTGGATGATCCTTTTTTATTTGGACAAATTGCGGCTGCCAACGCCTTAAGTGATGTATATGCTATGGGCGGTGAAGTAAAGACAGCTCTAAATATCGTTGGATTTCCCATTAAAAAATTAGGTGGAGAAGTCCTAGCAGAAATACTGAAGGGAGCACAAGCCAAGGTAACAGAAGCAGGTGGAATTACCGTTGGTGGACACTCCATTGATGACCAAGAACCAAAGTTTGGATTAGCTGTTACAGGGATTGTTCATCCTGAGAAATTTTATCGTAATGTGGGAGCACAAGCAGGAGATGCTCTAGTCCTTACTAAACCCCTTGGTGTAGGAATCATAACAACTGCCATTAAACGCGAAAGAGCAACGGAAGACCAAAAGGAATCTGTTGTAGAAGCAATGGCTACTTTAAATAAAACGGCTGCTGAAAAATTACAGGGAAAAGACGCACATGCGGTAACTGATATTACAGGTTTTGGACTGTTAGGACATCTATCCGAAATGGCTAATGGAAGTCATGTATCTGCAGAAGTGTACTATCATAAAGTTCCTCAGTTAGAAGGAACTCTCGAATTAGCACAAGAAGATGTTGTACCTGGTGGTAGCAAGTCCAACCATAGATGGTTGAAGGATGAAGTTAGCTATCATGAATCACTAGATGAAGCTAAGCAATTAATCCTTTGTGATTCCATTACGTCTGGTGGATTGCTTGTATCATTACCTAGTGACCAAGCAGAACAATATGTAAAAGAAATGAAAGAAGCAGGACATAGTTATACTACCATCATTGGTCAAGTAACGGAGAGAAGTGTTATGACTATTGATGTAAAAGAATAA
- the selB gene encoding selenocysteine-specific translation elongation factor — translation MEKRYFTIGMAGHIDHGKTTLTKALTQIDTDRLKEEKERKISIELGFAPLQLEDENLLVSIIDVPGHERFIRQMIAGVAGIDLVLLVIAADEGVMPQTKEHLDILTLLGITNGIIVVTKTSMVEDELLELVEEDIREQVNGSAFEDSPMLFVDSISEKGINELKTEIELMLKELPPRDQKGSFRLPIDQVFTVQGQGTVVRGTIYEGSVNKEDRLMILPYNKPARIRQIQVHKKPVEQAFAGQRAAINLGGISKNEIYRGDVLVCSDHFVVTDTVDISLTLVDSLDIPLKQRSPVKFHTGTSEVMGKIVFFDRNEVTQDDKEVLCQIRLEEEIVTRRGDRFILRRPSPVETMGGGWIIDPKGEKYRFGEKTIEQLERKKEGTPEEHLLDLLSEHAWLTETQLIQELALDPDDVRSMINNLRDKGDIQQIGNHYVRTRVMNTLQDQLLVLLNDYHDKFPLRVGMNKPEAVKLITAPKPLVEQLITKWMEAGLIKSIGPYLSEKGYTPTYPKGWGTRLEKLEQDLLQDGLEVQEWETYVDKYKVPAEVADEFWQYLSTYKNAFVMSDKHLIHRDSLEKAIHKLNENTGDLFSLKEAKDILGLSRKYLIPFMEKLDQEGYTTRVEDNRKWRKKL, via the coding sequence ATGGAGAAACGGTATTTTACTATAGGAATGGCTGGACATATAGACCATGGAAAGACAACTTTAACTAAAGCATTAACACAAATAGATACTGATCGATTAAAGGAAGAAAAAGAACGAAAAATTTCTATTGAATTAGGATTTGCTCCCCTGCAGCTTGAAGATGAAAACTTACTTGTTTCCATTATTGATGTACCTGGACATGAGCGTTTCATTCGTCAAATGATTGCAGGTGTAGCTGGAATTGACCTTGTATTGCTTGTAATTGCTGCAGATGAAGGGGTAATGCCTCAAACAAAAGAGCATTTGGATATATTGACCCTTTTAGGAATTACTAATGGGATTATCGTTGTAACTAAAACATCAATGGTTGAGGATGAACTATTGGAGTTAGTGGAGGAAGATATAAGAGAACAAGTGAATGGTTCCGCCTTTGAAGATTCCCCAATGCTTTTTGTTGATAGTATATCTGAAAAAGGGATTAATGAGCTTAAAACAGAGATTGAACTAATGCTTAAAGAATTACCACCTAGGGACCAAAAAGGTTCCTTCCGATTACCTATTGATCAAGTTTTTACAGTTCAAGGTCAAGGGACAGTAGTTCGCGGTACTATTTATGAAGGTTCAGTAAATAAGGAAGATCGACTGATGATTCTTCCATACAATAAACCCGCAAGAATCAGGCAGATACAAGTTCATAAAAAACCGGTTGAACAAGCTTTTGCTGGACAACGTGCGGCCATTAATCTCGGTGGAATATCTAAGAATGAGATTTATCGAGGAGATGTTTTGGTTTGCTCGGACCATTTTGTAGTAACAGATACAGTAGACATTTCCTTAACTTTAGTTGATAGTCTTGATATTCCATTGAAACAACGCTCCCCTGTTAAATTTCATACAGGTACTTCTGAGGTTATGGGTAAGATTGTGTTTTTTGATCGCAATGAGGTAACACAGGATGATAAAGAAGTGTTGTGCCAAATAAGATTAGAGGAAGAGATTGTTACACGTAGGGGAGACCGTTTTATTCTACGTCGACCTAGCCCAGTTGAAACGATGGGTGGAGGGTGGATTATTGACCCAAAAGGGGAAAAATACCGTTTTGGCGAAAAGACTATTGAGCAATTAGAAAGAAAAAAAGAAGGTACGCCTGAAGAACATTTATTGGACTTGTTATCAGAACATGCCTGGCTAACAGAAACCCAGTTAATTCAAGAGCTGGCCCTAGATCCAGACGATGTTAGAAGTATGATAAATAACTTACGAGATAAAGGTGATATACAGCAAATTGGAAATCACTATGTCCGTACTAGAGTTATGAATACTTTACAAGACCAACTATTAGTCCTTTTAAATGACTATCATGACAAATTTCCGTTAAGAGTAGGGATGAATAAACCAGAAGCGGTGAAATTGATAACTGCGCCAAAACCTTTAGTAGAACAGCTAATTACAAAGTGGATGGAAGCAGGGTTAATCAAATCTATAGGACCATACCTTTCCGAAAAGGGGTATACTCCAACATATCCAAAAGGGTGGGGGACGCGTTTAGAAAAACTAGAGCAAGATCTTTTGCAGGATGGACTAGAGGTACAAGAGTGGGAAACTTATGTGGATAAATATAAGGTGCCAGCTGAAGTAGCTGACGAGTTTTGGCAGTATTTATCAACATATAAAAATGCCTTTGTGATGAGTGATAAACACTTGATCCACAGGGATTCACTTGAAAAAGCCATTCATAAATTAAACGAAAATACAGGAGATCTTTTCTCATTAAAAGAAGCAAAAGATATTTTAGGTCTTTCGAGGAAATATTTAATTCCATTCATGGAAAAGTTGGACCAAGAAGGGTATACGACTAGGGTAGAAGATAATAGAAAATGGAGAAAAAAGTTATAA